One Streptomyces hundungensis DNA segment encodes these proteins:
- the rplV gene encoding 50S ribosomal protein L22: protein MEARAQARYIRVTPMKARRVVDLIRGMDATEAQAVLRFAPQAASVPVGKVLDSAIANAAHNYDHTDASSLVISEAYVDEGPTLKRFRPRAQGRAYRIRKRTSHITVVVSSKEGTR, encoded by the coding sequence ATGGAAGCCAGGGCCCAGGCGCGGTACATCCGCGTCACGCCCATGAAGGCCCGCCGCGTGGTGGACCTTATCCGTGGCATGGATGCCACGGAGGCTCAGGCGGTCCTGCGTTTCGCCCCGCAGGCCGCGAGCGTGCCGGTCGGCAAGGTGCTGGACAGCGCCATTGCCAACGCCGCGCACAACTACGACCACACCGACGCCTCTTCGCTGGTCATCAGCGAGGCGTACGTGGACGAGGGCCCGACCCTGAAGCGGTTCCGTCCGCGTGCTCAGGGCCGTGCCTACCGGATCCGTAAGCGGACCAGCCACATCACCGTGGTCGTCAGCAGCAAGGAAGGAACCCGGTAA
- the rpsS gene encoding 30S ribosomal protein S19, producing the protein MPRSLKKGPFVDGHLVKKVDAQNEAGTKNVIKTWSRRSMIIPAMLGHTIAVHNGKTHVPVFVSESMVGHKLGEFSPTRTFRGHVKDDRKSKRR; encoded by the coding sequence ATGCCGCGCAGTCTCAAGAAGGGACCCTTCGTCGACGGACACCTCGTAAAGAAGGTGGACGCTCAGAACGAAGCTGGTACCAAGAACGTCATCAAGACCTGGTCCCGTCGCTCGATGATCATCCCGGCCATGCTCGGCCACACGATCGCGGTGCACAACGGCAAGACCCACGTCCCGGTGTTTGTCTCCGAGTCGATGGTCGGCCACAAGCTCGGCGAGTTCTCGCCGACTCGCACCTTCCGCGGCCACGTCAAGGACGACCGGAAGTCGAAGCGCCGCTAA
- the rplB gene encoding 50S ribosomal protein L2 gives MGIRKYKPTTPGRRGSSVADFVEITRSTPEKSLVRPLHSKGGRNNTGRVTVRHQGGGHKRAYRVIDFRRHDKDGVPAKVAHIEYDPNRTARIALLHYADGEKRYIIAPRGLGQGDRVENGPGADIKPGNNLALRNIPVGTTIHAIELRPGGGAKFARSAGASVQLLAKEGTMAHLRMPSGEIRLVDARCRATIGEVGNAEQSNINWGKAGRMRWKGVRPSVRGVAMNPVDHPHGGGEGKTSGGRHPVSPWGQKEGRTRSPKKASSKYIVRRRKTNKKR, from the coding sequence ATGGGTATCCGCAAGTACAAGCCGACGACTCCGGGCCGTCGTGGCTCCAGCGTCGCCGACTTCGTCGAGATCACGCGGTCCACGCCGGAGAAGTCGCTGGTCCGCCCCCTGCACAGCAAGGGCGGCCGTAACAACACCGGTCGTGTGACCGTCCGTCACCAGGGCGGTGGCCACAAGCGTGCCTACCGCGTGATCGACTTCCGTCGTCACGACAAGGACGGCGTGCCGGCCAAGGTCGCTCACATCGAGTACGACCCGAACCGCACCGCGCGCATCGCGCTCCTGCACTACGCAGACGGCGAGAAGCGCTACATCATCGCGCCCCGTGGCCTCGGCCAGGGTGACCGCGTTGAGAACGGCCCCGGGGCCGACATCAAGCCGGGCAACAACCTGGCGCTGCGCAACATCCCGGTCGGTACGACCATCCACGCCATCGAGCTGCGTCCCGGCGGCGGTGCGAAGTTCGCCCGCTCCGCGGGTGCTTCGGTGCAGCTGCTGGCGAAGGAGGGCACGATGGCCCACCTTCGTATGCCGTCCGGTGAAATTCGCCTGGTCGACGCCCGCTGCCGCGCCACCATCGGCGAGGTCGGCAACGCCGAACAGTCGAACATCAACTGGGGCAAGGCCGGCCGCATGCGCTGGAAGGGCGTTCGCCCCTCCGTCCGCGGTGTCGCCATGAACCCGGTCGACCACCCGCACGGTGGTGGTGAGGGCAAGACCAGTGGTGGTCGCCACCCGGTCAGCCCGTGGGGTCAGAAGGAGGGTCGTACTCGCTCGCCGAAGAAGGCATCGAGCAAGTACATCGTCCGCCGCCGCAAGACGAACAAGAAGCGCTAG
- the rplW gene encoding 50S ribosomal protein L23: MAEITSKTFTDPRDILVKPVVSEKSYALLDENKYTFIVKPGSNKTQIKQAVEAVFSVKVTGVNTINRQGKRKRTKTGFGKRADTKRAIVTLAEGDRIDIFGQAS; this comes from the coding sequence ATGGCCGAGATCACCAGCAAGACCTTCACGGACCCGCGCGACATTCTTGTCAAGCCGGTTGTGTCCGAGAAGAGCTACGCGCTGCTCGACGAGAACAAGTACACGTTCATCGTGAAGCCGGGCTCCAACAAGACCCAGATCAAGCAGGCCGTGGAAGCGGTCTTCTCGGTCAAGGTCACCGGGGTCAACACGATCAACCGCCAGGGCAAGCGCAAGCGCACGAAGACCGGTTTCGGCAAGCGTGCCGACACCAAGCGCGCCATCGTGACCCTTGCTGAGGGCGACCGTATCGACATCTTCGGCCAGGCCTCCTAA